The genomic segment TAAATATGTCTTTTTACCTGAAGTAAAAACTGTAACAATTGCAAGGTACCACTTTTTTCAGGGGTGACCTGGCCTGACCCTGGTCTTTTAttcaaattctaaataaaatacaaagagTTTAAAGGCTGGGAAAATGTCAAAATCATACCTGACTGGCAAAGAAATGTCCAATTATTTTAACAAGCACTTCATCATTCTCATCTGGTGTCTGGTCTCGTGGTACAATGACCTCAGCACTGGTGAGATTCTGCAACTCATTGACCTGTGGTTGgtaagaggtcagaggtcacacaaaCAGATTCCTCTCTCCTAGATTCCTAAGTGTTGCCCAACAACATAGTACTGAGATTTATTAATTACTAGTGCCCGTCCGATATATCATTTAGCTGCCATTATTAGCCAATATGAGTCTGTCGCCGATATATCGGCATTGATGAATGTCGCcgatattaatttttatttttacagaacaTATAACACAGATTAAATGCTTCTGAATGGTGTAAATACTTAGTTTGTCCAGTAGAGCGCGCTCCATTGTTTTCTACTGGTGACCCAGGTCATTGTAGTTTAGAGATGAGCAGTTGAGCTCAAACTTCACCAAAGTCTGCTGCTTCATGGCAGCAGACTTTGGTGTCTGTTCAATGGTGATTTAACGCTACGTTGTCACCTATTTGTAGAAACTCAATGCtcagcaaataaacaaaattccCCCATCTCTATACTTTTATGTTTGTCACATCATTAtaagtgtttgatcaccacatttgagttatcattgcaaaaaaaaaaaacccagttaAAAGTTAGACACACCAATGGGAAGTGTTTTGactatactgtactataatatagcCTGCACATAAAAAATATTGTCTGATATATCGGTATCAGTCTTTTTTATACTCCCTAATATCAGTATCGGCCACccaaaaaacccatatcggtcgggctcttcTAATTACTTAAATGTAGTCAATGTAAGGgactaaaatgacattttatttaaccCGTTTGTGGCAACACTAAAATTTGGAAGCATTTGAAAGCAATGTCTCGGACTTTGTgtgtttctttttactttttctgCATATTTTCTACACAAAGTAACATAATCAGTGACAGTTAATTGAAAATCTGATCTCAAGTGTTGTGTTACTACCAGGTGTAAATAACAATCTGCCTCAGTTGACTTGTGTTCTTACACAAGGTTTTAACGTGTCTTTGGTGATTCAATGACATGTACACAAAGCACACATACCGTTTTGCCACCCTTCCCGATGACTCGTCCGGCGGCAGACGAAGGCACTTTTATATGTGCCCCCAACTTCACTTCTTCCTTAGCAGTGAAAAAATTATCCTCTTTCAGCTTCCCATATATCCTCCCCTGTGCCTAcagccacacacatacacaaagagcAAAGGAGAAATAAGGGATGAATGTAGATATTAGGGCTCggaaaataaatcaatgaattGCGAATCAAGAAATTAATCGGCAACGATTCTGAGATTTTCTCAATGCATCGCACTTCTTTCTTGAGTCgaaaacctaaaataatcatttaaaaattttagaaaaaggttGAAGCGAATTACAAGGGTGTTCACAGTGGGCTGTGCATCATAATCTTGCTTCATAAAAGCGAAATTAAAGTTACATGACTCAGCTGAACGCATAAGCGCTCTTTAGCActcttcttcatgagcatttgagagTGCGGATAAAACTAGATTAGATCTGCTGTTAAAATCAAAATTTTTAGAATCAGAATAATTTCCAGAAGAATCACGTTGCATTCTGAAAATCTCAGAATTTATCCACAAATCAATTATGCATCGATttattgtcccagccctaatagaTATCGGTGTAAAACACCCTAGGTCCTGCCTAAAGGTATTTGTACCCAGAATATAAGGagcctaaatgaatgaatgatggcTTTTACCTTGTACTGAGCCTCTGGTGGTCCAGTGATAATGACCATCCTCTCAGGATCATCAGGATTGTCCGGTGCAGCAATCTGCAGTGACACAAAACACCACTTTTTTGGCTTTGTTCTGTCTTGATTTGAGTACAAAAGACCACTTAAACTGTCACAAGTGTGCAGTGATACCTTAATACACAGAAAATAATGGAAACCTAAAAAtttatctaaaaatctaaatgaattggTTTTAttcaagacaaaaatattatttaatatcaatGAACCATactatatacattaatatatagcAGCAAAACTACATTTTACAGGTTAATGCCAGTTAGAAATAGCTCTTTAAGGTGACAATTGCAggtcaacactttttttttttacagcatgtaCAGCTCAAGTTTACATTATACAACACACTTTTGCTGGAAAACAAATGTACACAATTCTAAATATTACTGATTGTTTTCCACTTACTTTTTTCTAATCACAAGTCAAAATTTATACGAAACCACAGCTGTTAATCAGCTAAATAACgttcaaaacacaaacacatttacatttatttagagaCAATGCAGCACTGAAACTAGCACTTCAGCCCAAAACAGTAGAAAACATCACGGTTTTCTTAGGCCAGTATAACAAGCAATACAAAACAATCTAGTCCAAACCATTCTTTCATTCAAGCTTCATTCAGAAACTGGTTAATTTTCCCAAAAAGAGAGATTGAACTGCAGTGGTGTGCCTCAAGAGTCTTAAAGTGTCTCACTTTTATTGAAGCTCCAGCGTAGTGTGCCAGCTCTTTAATGTGTTGCCCTTTCTTCCCGATGAGAGCTCCTACTGCTGGAGTGGGGATAAAGAGGTAAACCACTTCCTGTTCAGcagtctgaaacacacacagacagccttGACTCCTGCTAGTCGagtttagacagacagacagataaatagacagatgatagatagattttGATTCTCCATTACATGACTCTTTATTAATATCATTCACTGATTCTGGCAATATGCCATGATTGTGTCAACATATTTATTCAAAAGACATGCAGAAAAATATAACGTATTATTAAAAACcacatttacaacatttatatgtttttttttaacatttcatttttattctacATAATTTAAAATTCGAATTATCGTTTCATTATGCAGTTTCGTATCGAATCTGCATCTGTTTGAAACCACAGTTCAAACTTTATTATTTaaaggactttttttttatatcctgaaGCTCTGAATGATGAATGTGGCATATGAATGTGCTACAAAATGATTTATAATACATGTAACTGAAAAGGTTCTTATGAGCTTAAGATTGTCATGACATACAGCAGTGTGCAGACTTATGGAAATTATGAGAGATGTATACTGACATAAACATAATAACAAGTACTCACTGCCTGCTGAAGAGATAATGCTCCAGAGGGGGGAACCCCATACAGACCACCCAATACTGATGGAGGGCCCTGCAGTGGCAAACATATACATTGAGGATGTGGTGAGACCAATGTAATCCACAATTTTAAAGCAAACAGTTGGTTATTTAAGAGATAAACGCACTAAGATGAAAGACAACTATCTCTCACACTCCGTTTACGGTTTACACATTCTTTTCTCAAATCATTGGCAGCTTTAAGTCCTGATATACACATGCACATCCTGATGCTCACCAGCAGGGGGCTGTAGTTGGCTGGGGCAGAAAGAGATCCACGCAGACCAGGGGCTGGAGGGAAAGCAGACATGCCAGAGGAGAAGATCCCCAATGCGCTCAGGTTTAGACCTGGCATCATGTTAGTCTGCTGCTGAAACCAGAGATGGAGAAGGATGTGAATCTGAGAGTACAAGTGAGACTTTATGCAAAGCGTGGAATGAATCAGTCTTGTTCAATTTCACGGGTTTATGTTATTCAAACAGTTACTGAATCAGCAAATTAAATGGATTAAACAAATGCAATTCTACCGAGTTAATGCCAATTCACATCCACATACTGCCTGATAATCACTGTCTGTCCAGGCAAAACAAGTTCTGCTTTACTAAGATTAAAGAAGCAGGATTAAAGCCACTGCCAAATACTGTGTGAGAACAGTTAAAGGATATGTTTGGTGTTTGTCAGTCCATATTACATTGTTCTCTGCTGCTCTGCGATACTTGATTCAGatcaattgtgagtttatacaAGTCTCCTGATTTACATTGACCACTATATGTATATGCCATGTCCATGGTAACATGTCGACATATTCATATCTTGAGTTTAAAAACTCAACTGGCCTTGGAAGACATCAGtcattttatagtaataaacCTTTCAGTAGATGACTAAAAGTTGACCTATTTTTCCTGATTTAATCCATAAAAATTAGTTCAGTTATAAATTAATTCAAGTATTTAGGTTAATGCATTTAGGTTGATTAagcaaaattaaatacaattttagtctTAAAACCAGATAACTTAGATGTGGCCATTTTTAGGTTAACCCTTTTTCTCACCAGTGTACCTAAATATGTTACTAAGTAGTTCATATAAATTGGAGATTAAAATTTGCAGATTAATAGTAATACATAAACTTATCATAAAAAAGGCACAGAGCTTTAAGATTTACCTTATTTACTTTAACAAGACAACTCTACAAGTAAGATACAATAATCAAttactcaataataataatcaataattctGTAAACTAATAACTTCAATATTTCATGTACCTAAATTCATTTATCTTGTAAGTTCTAACAAACTCTTGTTGCTGTAGTTCAAGAGTTTGAGATTCTTTTGCAGTACATCACTAAACGCTACTTGTTTAGAGCATCATCTAAAATGGTATGGACGTACATtcaattagggctgcacaattaatcaaatttctaattgcgattacaattatggatgccataaTTATGTTATcgttcaaagcggcaattaatcgttcaaaatCCACTTGTTATTCTGTGTGCTTAagagttttttttcctttctatGTGTTATCTTAAgagtttttcccattattttagttttagtataacattatgataccattcatatttttacatttttataatttaaaaaagaaaccaaTCCAATGTTTAGTTGACATTTGTGACTTAACATTATAGAAAAGCACTTaaagtttttcagttagagtgttttcagTATATAGAGTTCATTATtgaagatgaatcgccttcgataataaACTCGATGTAGCGTAACTTACATACTGGCcctatgtaatttattatacaacACTTTTCACAACCCCTGTTGTTTCAAAGTGACTTCACATAAAACAGTTCCTTTCTTTATGAACAAACTACCATCCATCCACCAATAAACCTCAAAAGCTATGATTTACTCACATTAAGTGAAGCCACATCATTCTCATGGGCTTCTCGAAGTTTCTTCATGATCTCCACTTCTGCATTACAGCACTCCTCCACCCCTCCCCTCACCGTGATGGTACGTTCCTGGTTATATATAGTTAGGTCTTGTAatctacaaaaaaattaaaatacaaaaaaattaaataggcaTTGGATCTTCAGATGAACAATCAATACATACACAATTACACCTCAGTTTCATAACTGGGTCCTCTCCTATGAGACGCTGTTCAATCTTTTATTAACGCCATCTGTTGAAGATGATCTGTACAGAGCAAACTTACGATGAAATCGTGATCTTGGTCCCAGTATCTTGCTCTATCTTCTTCAGGTTCCTGCCCTCCTTCCCTATGAGTCTCCCAACAAGGTTATTGTGGGACAAGATCTTCAGAGGAACCTCTTCCACACTGATATAGAGACAGAGCAtacaatattattttcatttttttatttcttttttataataaatctgagaacaacatgaggttatttgcttatttacacagttttaaattatttgtcTTAAAGAATCAATCCTAAAGCAAATGAAGCCTGTAAAACTTTAATGTGCCCCACAGTCTGAAGAGATACTGACATCTTGGTGTCATTGGCCTCTTTTTCCATTATTTCCAGGATCATCCTGCAGGCTTGTGAACAGCCCTCATTAGATGAGTGGATAGTGATGGACTTCTCAGTTGCTCCTGCATTCTCCTTACGATGGATATCTACCCTGAGACAGAGCAAAGAATGACCTttatcacattttttaatttaactatCAAGTGCATAGAGCAAAATGGATATATGCACAACCAGCACATCCGGGAACGTAACGCTCCATTTCGTTACCGCCCCTTTTTAGGGGAAAGTAAACTAGACTTCCCATAGACTTCCATAGAAATTAGCAGCAAAAAGCAATGTCCATACACAGCCGGCAGGCGTGAACATGTCAAGTAATTATATGCCCACCCTGCCTCCCACAGTGTGTGAAAGATTCATCCATAAACTTCATTTGGTCAATTTAAAAACACGTCCCTTCATCCTCCCAGTGTCAAATTGGTTACAACCCCAATAAGTGGCCAGAGTCTTACCCGGACATTTATTCGTACCTCATCGAGTCACCAGGTAAACCAGTGAATGATTTTACTTCGTATTTGAAAGTAAACAGTAAAAGTAAAACAGAAAAGTACAACTAGCCTGGCTTAGCTTTCGATTAGCATCATACGTAATGCATGATATTGCCATAACAGCCAGATATGGATGATTTCAAATTTAGGGTTTTACAATCATTATTGGTGCACAAAGTACACAACTCTTTGGCATGTTGTAAGGTTAGTCCACTTCCTCGATCCAATACTGTATGGCGGTTTGTTTTCCCCTAAAAGTGGGCGTGAATCTGTTCATAGACATTCTATGATGCtgcgcaatatatatatatattgcaacttgaaaaaaaagtaataaaataaatgaaatacgtATACCTGATATTTCTATCATTTATATTTCAGCGAGTTGTCAgggcaatatttctcattttaatttagttcaacTTACTGTACTAAAGATAAAAGTGAAAGCAGCGTCTTTAACCCTCTGCGTCCCATTTCTCTGATTCACAGAGAAACCTTAAGTAGCCTACTCAGATACAGATAAGACTAAAATCGGTAGAATCTAAAAAGgacctacttttatttgtgtacactaccaataaaaacaaaacattgtgcttttgcaaaataaacaaaacacacaggATGCACTTTCTGCCTTCTAGGTCTCTGTGAGCAACTTTATAAATGTCACAAACTCAGCGAGTATTTGACACCGAGACATGAGAAATATGTCTATAGAAAGCTTGTGTCTACTTTTAAATCAAATTCAAATCGAAAATGAACGtgctctgattatgtaatccatataaaACTAAAGCTAGGTCCAGTCTTTCCCACATCTGAACTCATTATACGCAGTCACCTGCGCGCGCACACCCTCATCTATACGTATACAAAAAtagattacaaaaataataataaatatcaagATTTGTCTTATTTTCATTGCTGAAGTCCTGCTATGAGGAATTTACTTCAGAAGAACAGCACGATCTGATACAGCTTTATTTAGTAGAGaagataatttatgtaatttattcttacctACATTAGTTaacgttttatttttacataaacctgTATGGATTTTTACTAGTTGGGCTTTTCCTCAacatcttgacaaactgaaatgtattgtttaacttTTCTTAAGCTTTTTTGTTATTCAGATTATTTCTATTTGTTAACAAAAGGAGGTTACAtttaaacagttgttttaaagctaAAAGGCTAAACTATTCTGTGTTTGACTCAAATTGAAAGAATAAAGAGTTCATAGGTTTATAGGGATTTGATGCAGCCCAATTAgtgatttaaataattaagttacttaatgagtaactaagttacttttcagacagagtaataagtaaagtaatttaaaaacaatattgatgatgtaattagtaatcgtaattaattactttttgaaagtaacttacccaacactggtgGAATTGCACAAACACAGGATATAATTGCGACCAACAAAAGATACTGTGTTCAGCATGTTATATTAAGCACGTCATGCAGCATTTAAGACTTCAATGTCAAGTTTAAAGTAGTCAAACAAGAAAAATACGTCAAGACCCCTACAGGTTTATTCGATCCCTTTGTGCTACAGAATAGCGGTCTTTGAACAAATGAACAAGAATAAACCCTGCCTATAACATTTGTATCAAAGGGTATTCACATACAAATATTGCTGTAGTTTGTAAAACATGCAAATATGCCTGTTTCATTATACTAGTTATATGACATAACTATAAAGTCAACAATGCTTTCAGCTGATGTAtactgcattttttaattatgattagCAGGATGGTCAATATGGATGATATTACactatttatttgttcatcatcAGCCCAGAAATGTCCTTCTGGTACATCCGTATTTGTGTGATTAAACTATGATAGCTATTACATCTTTCAGTTATAACCTCAATAAAAaaagcaattccaagagggtcctcacaccattaGTACTTGGGCCCTAATTAAATTCAACTTATTACTAAT from the Carassius carassius chromosome 7, fCarCar2.1, whole genome shotgun sequence genome contains:
- the igf2bp2b gene encoding insulin-like growth factor 2 mRNA-binding protein 2 isoform X1, whose protein sequence is MGTGSREQEFGQPGAMGGPQGPRHRQQELPLRILVPTQFVGAIIGKEGLTIKNITKQTQSKVDIHRKENAGATEKSITIHSSNEGCSQACRMILEIMEKEANDTKIVEEVPLKILSHNNLVGRLIGKEGRNLKKIEQDTGTKITISSLQDLTIYNQERTITVRGGVEECCNAEVEIMKKLREAHENDVASLNQQTNMMPGLNLSALGIFSSGMSAFPPAPGLRGSLSAPANYSPLLGPPSVLGGLYGVPPSGALSLQQATAEQEVVYLFIPTPAVGALIGKKGQHIKELAHYAGASIKIAAPDNPDDPERMVIITGPPEAQYKAQGRIYGKLKEDNFFTAKEEVKLGAHIKVPSSAAGRVIGKGGKTVNELQNLTSAEVIVPRDQTPDENDEVLVKIIGHFFASQAAQRKIREIVQQVKQQERKQQQTVPTPSQPSK
- the igf2bp2b gene encoding insulin-like growth factor 2 mRNA-binding protein 2 isoform X2 → MGTGSREQEFGQPGAMGGPQGPRHRQQELPLRILVPTQFVGAIIGKEGLTIKNITKQTQSKVDIHRKENAGATEKSITIHSSNEGCSQACRMILEIMEKEANDTKIVEEVPLKILSHNNLVGRLIGKEGRNLKKIEQDTGTKITISSLQDLTIYNQERTITVRGGVEECCNAEVEIMKKLREAHENDVASLNQTNMMPGLNLSALGIFSSGMSAFPPAPGLRGSLSAPANYSPLLGPPSVLGGLYGVPPSGALSLQQATAEQEVVYLFIPTPAVGALIGKKGQHIKELAHYAGASIKIAAPDNPDDPERMVIITGPPEAQYKAQGRIYGKLKEDNFFTAKEEVKLGAHIKVPSSAAGRVIGKGGKTVNELQNLTSAEVIVPRDQTPDENDEVLVKIIGHFFASQAAQRKIREIVQQVKQQERKQQQTVPTPSQPSK